One genomic window of Candidatus Pseudobacter hemicellulosilyticus includes the following:
- a CDS encoding TonB-dependent receptor: MNCSAKPWIGLLLMALLLFLLPGIRLHAQTKTTLVRGIVTSNKSEPLANVSVEVRNKKTNFTAGATTDSAGVFSFSRLPSGGPYSFSFTIVGYEPQVLSGYTVKEDATLALVVELKESAVSMDQVLVIGYGTQKKRDVTGSVSTIGPKDIGGRQTVQVSEALQGGIAGVSVTRSNGAPGAGSSILIRGITTIGNNAPLYIVDGVQVSNIDNVNPNDIENITVLKDAASAAIYGSRAAAGVVLVTTRRAKDGQSSFEYNYEYGIQRATALPKYVSAPEYMRYFNEQATNDGAAAGPYKQDFIDHFADSNRLHPDVFPFANTDWQDLILSRKSAPRQRHDLVFTAGTGKIKTKASLGYTKSDAFYVNNTYERYLFRVNNDLQINRKLGVNLDVSYKHTDVLNPVTNPISESRLMPAIYDDYYANGQYALGKDGRNPIAQLKEGGTVNNLYNQVMGRLAFTFKPVEGLVLTALVSPTFDFDRTKQFSKRLLFNNPDGSPSGFSNQARTTLTENRISNLFLTGQFLADYTRDFKGGHNAGLLLGYEELFNANDSLMASRSGFPLTAFPYLNSGSTELRDNSGNATESGLRSFFGRLKYDYKNKYYVQVNMRYDKSSRFGASYRGALFPSVSAGWTVSEEGFLRNIDWLSYLKIRGSYGEVGNERIGDYPYQATLSFTNALFYQNNVLTPQTGAAQQEYAVENISWETTRTSDIGLDAAFLNNRLTVAADYYEKRTYDILLKLDIPLYLGYDKPNQNAGVLNVKGWELEVGWRDRAGKLGYSVAFNISDARSTIRDLKGTVLNANGPQSGFVGSEYNEWFGYRAAGLYQSDGDTVGSPKLNANVSAGDVRYLDVNKDGKITPDDKVLLGGSLPRYLYGGNIRLDYAGFDLGLVFQGVGKKLSRLPDEIARPFGEAFGNIPVEMVGNFWSKNNPATQNLAAHYPRLSTRSLNNNYELSDFWLINGSYFRVKNITLGYMLKQDLLKKLGVYSLRVYLSGNDLFAIHHFPKYWDPELANASYPIVRTFMAGASIRF, encoded by the coding sequence ATGAACTGTTCAGCAAAACCCTGGATCGGCCTCCTCCTTATGGCCCTTCTCCTCTTTCTCCTGCCGGGCATCCGCCTGCATGCGCAAACAAAGACCACGCTGGTGCGTGGGATTGTGACCAGCAACAAAAGTGAACCGCTGGCCAATGTATCCGTTGAGGTACGAAACAAGAAAACCAATTTCACGGCGGGCGCCACCACGGACTCCGCCGGTGTGTTCAGCTTCTCCCGCCTACCTTCCGGCGGCCCCTATTCTTTTTCCTTTACCATTGTTGGGTACGAACCACAGGTACTTTCCGGTTATACCGTGAAAGAAGACGCCACCCTGGCCCTGGTGGTGGAACTGAAAGAATCAGCTGTTTCCATGGACCAGGTACTGGTCATAGGGTATGGCACCCAGAAGAAAAGGGATGTCACCGGTTCTGTATCCACCATCGGGCCCAAAGATATCGGTGGCCGGCAAACCGTGCAGGTATCGGAAGCCCTGCAGGGAGGCATCGCCGGAGTTTCAGTCACCCGCTCCAATGGCGCACCCGGTGCGGGTTCCAGTATCCTCATCCGCGGTATCACCACCATTGGTAATAATGCACCCCTGTACATTGTTGATGGCGTGCAGGTGAGCAATATTGATAATGTCAATCCCAATGATATTGAGAACATCACGGTGCTGAAGGATGCTGCTTCCGCCGCCATCTATGGCTCGCGCGCAGCAGCAGGGGTGGTGCTGGTAACCACCAGGAGGGCCAAAGACGGGCAGAGCAGCTTTGAGTACAATTATGAATACGGCATCCAGCGCGCTACCGCACTGCCTAAATATGTCAGCGCACCGGAATACATGCGTTACTTCAATGAACAGGCTACCAATGATGGCGCAGCGGCAGGTCCCTATAAGCAGGATTTCATTGATCATTTTGCAGACAGCAACCGCCTGCATCCGGATGTATTTCCCTTTGCCAATACAGACTGGCAGGACCTGATCCTCTCCCGCAAATCAGCGCCCCGTCAGCGGCACGACCTGGTCTTCACCGCCGGCACCGGTAAGATCAAAACCAAGGCTTCACTGGGGTATACAAAGTCGGACGCCTTCTATGTCAACAATACCTATGAGCGGTATTTGTTCCGGGTCAACAATGATCTGCAGATCAACCGGAAGCTGGGTGTTAACCTGGATGTCAGCTATAAACATACCGATGTCCTGAATCCGGTGACCAATCCCATCAGTGAGTCCAGGCTGATGCCTGCCATCTATGACGACTACTACGCCAATGGCCAATATGCATTGGGCAAGGATGGCAGGAACCCGATTGCCCAGCTCAAAGAAGGCGGTACGGTCAACAACCTGTACAACCAGGTAATGGGCCGGCTGGCTTTTACCTTCAAACCGGTGGAAGGGCTGGTGCTTACAGCACTGGTGTCCCCTACCTTTGATTTTGACCGCACGAAGCAATTTTCCAAACGCCTCCTCTTCAACAATCCGGATGGCAGCCCCAGTGGTTTCAGCAACCAGGCCCGCACCACGCTCACGGAGAACAGGATCAGCAACCTGTTCCTGACCGGTCAGTTCCTGGCCGACTATACCCGCGATTTCAAGGGCGGCCATAATGCAGGCCTGCTGCTGGGCTATGAGGAACTGTTCAATGCCAACGATTCCCTGATGGCCTCCCGCAGCGGTTTCCCGCTGACAGCTTTTCCCTACCTCAATTCCGGTTCCACTGAACTGCGGGACAACAGTGGCAATGCCACCGAGTCCGGTCTGCGTTCCTTCTTCGGCCGGTTGAAATATGATTATAAGAACAAGTACTATGTACAGGTGAATATGCGCTACGACAAATCCTCCCGTTTTGGCGCTTCCTACAGGGGCGCGCTTTTCCCTTCCGTGTCAGCAGGCTGGACTGTTTCGGAAGAAGGCTTCCTGCGCAATATAGACTGGCTCTCTTACCTGAAGATCCGTGGTTCCTACGGTGAAGTGGGGAATGAAAGGATCGGCGATTATCCCTACCAGGCTACCCTCAGTTTCACCAACGCCTTATTTTACCAGAACAATGTGCTGACGCCGCAGACCGGTGCAGCCCAGCAGGAATATGCCGTGGAGAATATCTCCTGGGAAACCACCCGCACCAGCGATATCGGGCTGGATGCCGCCTTCCTGAACAACAGGCTGACGGTGGCTGCTGATTATTATGAAAAGCGCACCTATGATATCCTGCTCAAGCTGGATATCCCGCTCTACCTGGGTTATGATAAACCCAACCAGAACGCCGGCGTGCTGAATGTTAAGGGTTGGGAACTGGAAGTTGGCTGGCGCGATAGGGCAGGCAAGCTGGGCTATTCCGTAGCTTTCAATATTTCGGACGCCCGCTCCACCATCCGTGACCTCAAAGGCACAGTACTCAATGCCAATGGGCCGCAGTCCGGTTTTGTAGGCAGTGAATACAATGAATGGTTCGGCTATCGAGCCGCAGGACTGTATCAATCAGACGGGGACACTGTTGGTTCGCCCAAACTCAATGCCAACGTGAGCGCCGGCGATGTACGGTATCTGGATGTCAATAAAGATGGCAAAATAACGCCGGACGATAAAGTACTGCTGGGTGGTTCCCTTCCCCGTTATCTCTACGGTGGGAATATCAGGCTGGATTACGCCGGGTTCGATCTTGGACTGGTATTCCAGGGCGTAGGCAAAAAGCTGAGCCGCCTGCCGGATGAGATAGCCCGGCCTTTTGGCGAAGCCTTTGGCAATATCCCGGTAGAAATGGTGGGTAATTTCTGGAGTAAGAACAATCCGGCAACGCAGAACCTGGCTGCCCACTATCCGCGGCTGTCCACGCGGTCACTCAATAATAACTATGAGCTGTCCGACTTCTGGCTCATCAATGGCAGTTATTTCCGGGTAAAGAATATCACGTTGGGGTATATGCTCAAACAGGACCTGTTAAAGAAACTGGGGGTATATTCTCTCCGGGTATACCTGTCCGGTAATGACCTGTTTGCCATTCACCATTTTCCCAAATACTGGGACCCGGAACTGGCCAATGCTTCCTATCCCATTGTACGCACTTTCATGGCCGGGGCCAGCATCCGTTTCTAA
- a CDS encoding RagB/SusD family nutrient uptake outer membrane protein, which yields MKKLLCITCISALTGCTKLDLTPPAQPSTGTFYSNQTELELAVNDLYRLDFWGNDNEQFTDNYWHRGQLGNAVTFGTMNSEDGTARDYWVNSYKAIARVNSFLANKDRAASVTSAAVMTRLEAEMRLIRAYEYGRLITHFGDVPLLKDPIPLQEAYTIGRTSQAEILNFIFSELDFAIENLPQTYGSGLKRLTKGAALGVKARTALYTGKWEIARDAALAVMNLTGAGVYSLHPSYAELFQKLGESSPELIISIPRDETQKVSTSGGFVQDLLPRNTGGFGAQIPTREMMDAYECTDGLPIDESSRYDPKDPFTNRDPRLKATIVEFNTQFLGYAYQPHPDTLTVFSSKENKRVQNRDSRSVAAFASYTGFLWKKGIEQSWADKFVEDNDAYIIRFAEMLLTYVEASVELDQVDATVLAAINRVRARGYGVDPADTDNYPAVTTMDQTALRKIVRRERRVEFAKEGLRYMDLIRWRLAEKALTRPVVGLPDPAVQNRSKWPFPGVTPLDEDGIADYTVFGSDVKVVAQRSFDKSRQYLWPIPAQERRVNTNLSQNPNY from the coding sequence ATGAAAAAATTACTTTGCATAACCTGCATCAGCGCGCTGACCGGCTGCACCAAGCTGGACCTCACGCCGCCTGCACAGCCTTCTACCGGCACTTTCTATTCCAACCAGACCGAACTGGAACTGGCCGTCAATGACCTCTACCGGCTGGATTTCTGGGGCAACGATAATGAACAATTCACAGATAACTACTGGCACCGCGGCCAGCTGGGCAATGCCGTGACCTTTGGGACCATGAACTCAGAAGATGGTACCGCCCGCGATTACTGGGTGAACAGTTATAAGGCCATTGCGCGCGTCAATTCTTTCCTGGCTAATAAGGACCGCGCGGCCAGCGTTACTTCCGCGGCCGTGATGACCAGGCTGGAAGCCGAGATGCGCCTGATCCGCGCCTATGAATACGGCCGGCTGATCACCCATTTTGGCGATGTGCCCCTGCTCAAAGATCCCATACCGCTGCAAGAAGCCTATACCATTGGCCGGACCAGCCAGGCAGAAATACTCAACTTCATTTTTTCGGAACTTGACTTCGCTATAGAAAACCTGCCACAGACCTATGGCTCCGGCCTCAAACGGCTGACCAAAGGAGCTGCACTGGGGGTAAAAGCCCGTACCGCCCTGTATACCGGCAAATGGGAGATTGCCCGGGATGCTGCGCTGGCAGTGATGAACCTGACCGGCGCCGGCGTTTACAGCCTGCATCCTTCTTATGCCGAACTGTTCCAGAAGTTGGGGGAGTCCAGCCCTGAACTGATCATCTCCATCCCGCGCGATGAAACGCAGAAGGTCTCCACCTCCGGTGGTTTTGTCCAGGACCTGCTGCCCCGCAATACCGGTGGCTTTGGTGCGCAGATACCTACCCGTGAAATGATGGACGCGTATGAGTGTACAGACGGACTGCCCATTGATGAATCGTCCAGGTATGATCCAAAGGATCCCTTTACCAACCGGGATCCCCGGCTGAAAGCCACCATCGTGGAATTCAATACGCAGTTCCTGGGTTATGCCTACCAGCCGCACCCGGATACGCTGACGGTGTTCTCTTCCAAAGAAAATAAAAGAGTGCAGAACCGCGACAGCCGTTCCGTGGCAGCCTTTGCCTCCTATACCGGTTTCTTATGGAAGAAGGGAATAGAACAGAGCTGGGCCGATAAGTTTGTAGAGGACAATGACGCCTATATCATTCGCTTTGCGGAAATGCTGCTGACCTATGTGGAAGCCAGTGTGGAACTGGACCAGGTGGATGCCACAGTACTGGCCGCCATCAACCGGGTACGCGCCAGGGGATATGGGGTAGATCCTGCCGATACGGACAATTACCCGGCCGTGACTACCATGGACCAGACCGCCCTGCGTAAGATCGTCCGCCGGGAGCGGCGCGTGGAATTTGCCAAAGAAGGCCTCCGGTATATGGACCTGATCCGCTGGCGGCTGGCAGAGAAAGCGCTCACCCGCCCTGTGGTAGGCCTGCCGGATCCTGCTGTGCAGAACCGCAGCAAATGGCCCTTCCCCGGCGTGACGCCGCTGGATGAAGATGGCATTGCCGATTATACCGTGTTTGGCAGTGATGTGAAAGTAGTGGCCCAGCGCAGCTTTGACAAGAGCCGCCAATACCTCTGGCCTATACCGGCACAGGAAAGAAGGGTAAATACCAACCTGTCCCAGAATCCCAATTATTGA